TTTTCTTCACAACCAACATTTCAAACAGCTCCTTGGTCACGTCGGTGTTGGCGAGGCATTGCACTACTGTGCTGGAGAGACCATTTGTGCGGGAATGTAAGAGCTAATGTCTGTTGGTGAAGGGGGCAGGAGGTGAGACTGGTGACTGTCGGTTGTCTGGGAATTGGGATACATCTCTGGGCTCTGGCTTGATGCTGTTGACAAATCATGACATTTACTTTTTTCCCAATTAAGAATCACAATCAGAATAGAACATAATACTAAAAAGGCAATTCAAACTGCCCCAACCTTATTTTTACCATCAGCTAGTAGCAGTAGCCTGATTAGGTGAATGGGAAAACTGAtgtgaccttttttttcccttgtaaaaGCCTCAAAGTTCTCCAGCTTTGTTTAACACGAATCACGACGCCTCTGCTACAGGCTGGAAAGTCCCATATCACAATTCAACCTGCTGCGTACCTGGTACAGGTGTGTGAGCCTGCAGGTGCAGAGAATTTTCTTGTAGTGAAGGATCTGTATGCTCCTCTGGATCTGCTGTCAGAAtctatcccccccaaaaaagtggtATTTGCAATATTCAGGTACACGGGGATCATTCAGGTCATGCTGTCGTGTACTTGAGGCAAGTCACCTGTCTGACTGATGCAAGGCTGGTTAGTGTCCCCAGACTGCTACTGTCAGTGATGACCATGGCTTGAGACAGCAGACTGGACGAATGGTACTGAGGTGAATCTGTCTTGTACACTGCAAGTAAAAGCAGAATGACATGCCAGTTTCCTTCAACTGCGTGTACTGCTGCACTCTTACTGTGACTTGGCAACTGTGCCATGGTCGCCATAAATGGACTGGCACCCATGTGACTCTGGAGCTGCTGTTGCATTGGCTGCTGGGCGTGAAGCTGCTGCTGGAACGAGATTGGCTGCAGAGTCGTGAAGCCACCGCCCATGTTGTTAATGACGGGTACCGTTTGAGGTTGCGTTGAAGCTAGACCTGAGAATGAACAGAGGAGTGTTAAAAAGAATCAAGGAGGTCATTTAACACTTTAAGGGTAGAGGTTACCAATGAGAAGTGAGGACTCTCCTAGACTCATAACGCTGGGCAGAGAGGCCATGATAAGGCCTTGTGAGGATGCAGAAGAGGAGGACAAACTGTGCAGTGAGGTCAGAGTGCTTACAGGCGGCAGTGGGCCTCCACTGGAAACCTAAAACCAGATGGCCGGCAACATGATCGCTATGGCCACCAATTAGTCAGCAACATGGGAGGTGGGGGGCACAGAACACGGGACACGCTCTCACCAGTTTGGGGTGGTGGCTCTCAAGGAGTGTGTGGCTTGGCTCCAGCTGGACAGGACTGGCCACAAGACGCCCCACACTTTCCCCCCCGCTACCTCTGACTGAATTCAGGGTGTCGCATTGGATTTGATGGCTGTATTTGGCACCTGGGATGTAACAGAAAGTCACCAACCAAACACCTTTTGTCATCATGGACATGTGTATTATTAAATAGAGCACTCTAAGAAAGACAAATTTACACTCAAGGTAAAACTAGTTCATATTACTGAGCTCTGGACTTGAAGAAAGGTTGGGGTTGGAAGAAGAAACCGAGTGACTGGTGAAAGGACCATCGAGAGCCAATTTGTGCCGGAAGGCCTCCTCTTTTCGGCGGTTGGCAAACCAGTTGTACACCCTGACCTCAGTAACCAGGTTGGAGCCCAGGCCAGCAAGCTGTGAAGGAGACACCCCCCGCTGCAAACATTCTGCCCTGGGGGAGGAAGAAATACCGAGGTGAGCGGAAGTCAAGTCCAAAATCTTTTTTGCAATAATATGCGCTCCGCTAGTTGAAACATGGCGTTCTGattaatattttattcat
This portion of the Syngnathus scovelli strain Florida chromosome 3, RoL_Ssco_1.2, whole genome shotgun sequence genome encodes:
- the hnf1a gene encoding hepatocyte nuclear factor 1-alpha isoform X4, whose protein sequence is MVKSYMQQHNLPQREVVESTGLNQSHLSQHLNKGTPMKNQKRAALYSWYVKKQCEISQQFTNAKHGLTSMEEAGEDSRRGRRNRFKWGPASLQILFHAYERQKNPSKEERDGLVVECNRAECLQRGVSPSQLAGLGSNLVTEVRVYNWFANRRKEEAFRHKLALDGPFTSHSVSSSNPNLSSSPELSAKYSHQIQCDTLNSVRGSGGESVGRLVASPVQLEPSHTLLESHHPKLVSSGGPLPPVSTLTSLHSLSSSSASSQGLIMASLPSVMSLGESSLLIGLASTQPQTVPVINNMGGGFTTLQPISFQQQLHAQQPMQQQLQSHMGASPFMATMAQLPSHMYKTDSPQYHSSSLLSQAMVITDSSSLGTLTSLASVRQILTADPEEHTDPSLQENSLHLQAHTPVPASSQSPEMYPNSQTTDSHQSHLLPPSPTDISSYIPAQMVSPAQ
- the hnf1a gene encoding hepatocyte nuclear factor 1-alpha isoform X1, whose product is MEGEERAAVARSSRLTALQEQLIWALLESGLSRDVLIHAMGELERDRMNGTDKGERGDEESSEEGEMENPPIYRDLEKLPPEEAAKLRTEVEQLLQEDPWHVAKMVKSYMQQHNLPQREVVESTGLNQSHLSQHLNKGTPMKNQKRAALYSWYVKKQCEISQREYTSSWRAARAIMSHFKFSQSANKKKVCNCYLLEFTNAKHGLTSMEEAGEDSRRGRRNRFKWGPASLQILFHAYERQKNPSKEERDGLVVECNRAECLQRGVSPSQLAGLGSNLVTEVRVYNWFANRRKEEAFRHKLALDGPFTSHSVSSSNPNLSSSPELSAKYSHQIQCDTLNSVRGSGGESVGRLVASPVQLEPSHTLLESHHPKLVSSGGPLPPVSTLTSLHSLSSSSASSQGLIMASLPSVMSLGESSLLIGLASTQPQTVPVINNMGGGFTTLQPISFQQQLHAQQPMQQQLQSHMGASPFMATMAQLPSHMYKTDSPQYHSSSLLSQAMVITDSSSLGTLTSLASVRQILTADPEEHTDPSLQENSLHLQAHTPVPASSQSPEMYPNSQTTDSHQSHLLPPSPTDISSYIPAQMVSPAQ
- the hnf1a gene encoding hepatocyte nuclear factor 1-alpha isoform X2; the encoded protein is MEGEERAAVARSSRLTALQEQLIWALLESGLSRDVLIHAMGELERDRMNGTDKGERGDEESSEEGEMENPPIYRDLEKLPPEEAAKLRTEVEQLLQEDPWHVAKMVKSYMQQHNLPQREVVESTGLNQSHLSQHLNKGTPMKNQKRAALYSWYVKKQCEISQQFTNAKHGLTSMEEAGEDSRRGRRNRFKWGPASLQILFHAYERQKNPSKEERDGLVVECNRAECLQRGVSPSQLAGLGSNLVTEVRVYNWFANRRKEEAFRHKLALDGPFTSHSVSSSNPNLSSSPELSAKYSHQIQCDTLNSVRGSGGESVGRLVASPVQLEPSHTLLESHHPKLVSSGGPLPPVSTLTSLHSLSSSSASSQGLIMASLPSVMSLGESSLLIGLASTQPQTVPVINNMGGGFTTLQPISFQQQLHAQQPMQQQLQSHMGASPFMATMAQLPSHMYKTDSPQYHSSSLLSQAMVITDSSSLGTLTSLASVRQILTADPEEHTDPSLQENSLHLQAHTPVPASSQSPEMYPNSQTTDSHQSHLLPPSPTDISSYIPAQMVSPAQ
- the hnf1a gene encoding hepatocyte nuclear factor 1-alpha isoform X3, coding for MRAGTDSTSSSSSSTPSTLLSLPHPSAKGRGATAGQSHCERGSRFREDPWHVAKMVKSYMQQHNLPQREVVESTGLNQSHLSQHLNKGTPMKNQKRAALYSWYVKKQCEISQQFTNAKHGLTSMEEAGEDSRRGRRNRFKWGPASLQILFHAYERQKNPSKEERDGLVVECNRAECLQRGVSPSQLAGLGSNLVTEVRVYNWFANRRKEEAFRHKLALDGPFTSHSVSSSNPNLSSSPELSAKYSHQIQCDTLNSVRGSGGESVGRLVASPVQLEPSHTLLESHHPKLVSSGGPLPPVSTLTSLHSLSSSSASSQGLIMASLPSVMSLGESSLLIGLASTQPQTVPVINNMGGGFTTLQPISFQQQLHAQQPMQQQLQSHMGASPFMATMAQLPSHMYKTDSPQYHSSSLLSQAMVITDSSSLGTLTSLASVRQILTADPEEHTDPSLQENSLHLQAHTPVPASSQSPEMYPNSQTTDSHQSHLLPPSPTDISSYIPAQMVSPAQ